From the Solibacillus sp. FSL R5-0449 genome, one window contains:
- a CDS encoding nitroreductase family protein has protein sequence MVLQAKEFRTAEHDISEVFLNRWSPRAYADTPVAEDVLNRVFEAARWAPSAGNNQPWRFIVAKTEEDLAKFHPVLMEGNLVWANRAPVLVLVISDNTKGSHEFDAGTAWGFLSLQAAKEGLITHPMSGIYKDVAKEAFNIPDTFDVHLAIAIGYKGDKEMLSPELQARETPSGRRPLNEIVFEGSFK, from the coding sequence ATGGTATTACAAGCAAAAGAATTCCGTACAGCGGAGCATGACATTTCTGAAGTATTTTTAAATCGGTGGTCACCACGTGCCTATGCAGACACACCTGTTGCCGAAGATGTATTAAACCGTGTATTTGAAGCAGCACGCTGGGCACCATCAGCAGGCAACAACCAGCCTTGGCGCTTTATCGTGGCAAAAACAGAAGAGGATTTAGCAAAGTTCCACCCTGTTTTAATGGAAGGTAACTTAGTATGGGCAAACCGTGCACCTGTTTTAGTATTAGTCATTTCTGACAATACAAAAGGCTCACATGAGTTTGATGCAGGAACAGCATGGGGATTCCTGTCACTTCAGGCAGCAAAGGAAGGTTTAATCACACATCCGATGAGCGGTATATATAAGGATGTGGCAAAAGAAGCATTTAACATTCCGGATACGTTTGATGTACATTTAGCTATTGCAATCGGCTACAAAGGCGACAAAGAAATGCTGTCTCCGGAATTACAGGCACGTGAAACGCCATCAGGTCGCCGTCCATTAAATGAAATTGTATTTGAAGGTTCTTTTAAATAA
- a CDS encoding cold-shock protein translates to MTQGTVKWFNSEKGFGFIEVEGGSDVFAHFSAIQGEGFKTLEEGQKVEFSVEDGQRGPQATNIVKL, encoded by the coding sequence ATGACACAAGGTACAGTAAAATGGTTTAACTCTGAAAAAGGTTTCGGTTTCATCGAAGTTGAAGGCGGTTCTGACGTATTCGCTCACTTCTCAGCTATTCAAGGTGAAGGTTTCAAAACTCTTGAAGAAGGTCAAAAAGTTGAGTTTTCAGTAGAAGACGGTCAACGTGGACCACAAGCTACAAACATCGTAAAACTTTAA
- a CDS encoding glycerophosphodiester phosphodiesterase family protein, whose product MEALIANEIHTFNLEDRVIISSFNHESIARFQQIMPNVKTALLFASLIVNLEDYVKTLGADAIHIPYYYGMRSIVQQAIKNGMTVRTYTVNDAKVARQLESLGIEAIFSDVVNL is encoded by the coding sequence ATTGAAGCACTCATTGCTAATGAAATTCATACCTTTAACTTAGAAGACCGTGTCATTATTTCTTCCTTCAATCATGAAAGTATTGCGCGTTTTCAGCAAATCATGCCAAATGTAAAAACCGCGCTGCTATTTGCTTCGCTTATTGTAAACTTAGAGGACTATGTCAAGACGCTTGGCGCGGATGCGATCCATATCCCCTATTACTACGGGATGCGTTCCATTGTTCAGCAAGCGATCAAGAACGGAATGACCGTCAGAACTTATACAGTGAATGATGCAAAAGTAGCCCGCCAACTCGAATCACTTGGAATTGAAGCCATCTTTTCCGATGTAGTAAACCTATAA
- a CDS encoding glycerophosphodiester phosphodiesterase family protein, giving the protein MKILAHRGYSANYPENTMIAFQEAAKMAIWGVEFDVHLTKDNQLVVIHDESIDRTSTGKGYVKDMTLEELRAFDYGSWFAPEFAGQTIPTLAETLAIFKSTPFPINIEIKSDIFRVSRH; this is encoded by the coding sequence ATGAAGATTCTCGCTCACCGTGGTTACAGTGCCAACTACCCCGAAAATACGATGATCGCTTTTCAGGAAGCTGCAAAAATGGCTATTTGGGGAGTTGAATTTGATGTCCATTTAACGAAGGACAACCAGTTAGTCGTTATTCATGATGAATCAATTGACCGTACATCTACAGGTAAAGGCTATGTGAAGGATATGACACTGGAAGAGCTGCGAGCATTCGATTATGGCTCATGGTTTGCTCCGGAGTTTGCTGGTCAAACAATACCTACATTAGCGGAAACTTTAGCCATTTTTAAATCAACGCCCTTCCCAATCAATATCGAGATAAAGTCGGACATTTTTCGAGTATCCCGGCATTGA
- a CDS encoding excalibur calcium-binding domain-containing protein, whose amino-acid sequence MKKYISGLLMGAVLISGFSFTAIEAEAATKTKAVAYKNCTELNKVYKGGVAKDAKTTNKGGKTKYKPFVSAELYKLNEKSDRDKDGIACEK is encoded by the coding sequence ATGAAAAAGTATATTTCAGGATTATTAATGGGAGCTGTCTTAATAAGCGGTTTCTCGTTTACGGCAATAGAAGCAGAGGCAGCTACAAAAACAAAAGCAGTCGCTTATAAAAACTGCACAGAATTAAATAAGGTTTATAAGGGCGGCGTTGCGAAAGACGCAAAAACAACGAACAAAGGCGGCAAAACAAAATATAAACCTTTCGTATCAGCTGAGCTTTACAAATTAAATGAAAAAAGTGATCGCGATAAAGACGGAATTGCTTGCGAAAAATAG
- a CDS encoding SDR family oxidoreductase translates to MDLLQLKGKNIVVMGVANERSIAWGIAKRLFDVGANVIFTYRKERSKGKIEKLLTNYEEHNATVIECDVNSDESIEKAFNQIGEQFKVIHGIIHSVAFAHAEDLHNRFVETTRDGYAFAQDTSAYSLIAVTKAAKPYMSEGGSIVTMSYLGAQRVLDGYNVMGVAKAALEASMRYLAADVGADNIRVNAISAGAIRTLAAKGVPSFNQILHKIEETSPLKRNTNQEEVADMTIVMLSHLSRGVTGETIYIDSGYNIMG, encoded by the coding sequence ATGGATTTATTGCAATTAAAAGGGAAAAATATTGTTGTAATGGGTGTTGCCAATGAGCGCAGTATTGCTTGGGGCATCGCAAAACGACTATTTGATGTCGGAGCAAATGTCATTTTCACATATCGTAAAGAACGTTCAAAAGGAAAAATCGAAAAGCTTTTAACAAATTATGAAGAGCACAATGCAACAGTTATTGAATGTGACGTAAACAGCGACGAAAGCATTGAAAAAGCATTCAATCAAATCGGCGAGCAATTTAAAGTAATTCATGGCATTATCCACTCTGTTGCCTTCGCGCATGCCGAAGACCTTCACAACCGATTCGTCGAAACAACACGTGATGGCTATGCCTTTGCACAAGATACGAGTGCCTATTCGCTGATTGCTGTAACAAAAGCTGCAAAACCTTATATGTCTGAAGGCGGTTCTATCGTAACGATGTCTTATTTAGGTGCACAGCGTGTTCTTGACGGCTACAATGTAATGGGCGTTGCGAAAGCAGCACTGGAAGCATCAATGCGCTATTTGGCAGCGGATGTCGGTGCGGATAATATTCGTGTCAATGCCATTTCCGCAGGTGCCATTCGTACATTGGCAGCAAAAGGTGTGCCAAGTTTCAATCAGATCCTGCATAAAATCGAAGAAACTTCTCCGTTAAAACGCAACACAAACCAGGAAGAAGTAGCTGACATGACAATCGTGATGTTAAGCCACCTTTCCCGAGGTGTGACAGGCGAAACGATTTATATCGATAGCGGTTATAATATTATGGGTTAG